In Macaca fascicularis isolate 582-1 chromosome X, T2T-MFA8v1.1, one DNA window encodes the following:
- the LOC102134464 gene encoding histone H2B type F-M produces MAAASAMAEASSKMTSEEDQSIQEPKEANSTIVQKKTRGLRGSRRRHANRRRDSFGDSFAAYFPQVLKQVHQGLSLSPESVSVMDSMVHDILDRIATEAGRLARYAKRVTITSRDIQVAVRLLLPGKMGKLAEAQGTNAALRTSLCAIWQQRK; encoded by the exons ATGGCCGCTGCCTCTGCCATGGCTGAGGCTTCCTCTAAGATGACCTCTGAGGAAGACCAGAGCATCCAAGAGCCCAAAGAGGCCAACTCCACGATCGTCCAGAAGAAGACGCGAGGGCTCCGAGGTTCCCGCAGGCGCCATGCCAACCGCCGCAGGGACAGCTTCGGGGACAGCTTTGCCGCCTATTTCCCCCAGGTGCTGAAGCAGGTTCACCAGGGCCTCAGCCTTTCCCCGGAGTCCGTGAGTGTCATGGACTCTATGGTCCATGACATATTGGACCGCATCGCCACCGAGGCTGGTCGCCTGGCCCGCTACGCCAAGCGTGTGACCATCACCTCCCGGGACATCCAGGTGGCCGTGCGCCTACTGCTGCCGGGGAAGATGGGCAAGCTCGCTGAGGCCCAGGGCACGAATGCCGCCCTCAG AACTTCATTATGTGCGATATGGCAACAGAGAAAGTGA